One stretch of Streptomyces sp. NBC_01142 DNA includes these proteins:
- a CDS encoding sensor histidine kinase has product MNVIGIGSVAAAVALLPWVAARRSRIRNRLALPVALAGVLSLATTVAATTPKTEGASLWRLVEMTALSALLTAVFRWAPVRQAVPAVVIVWLAVAVWTLPLMPSGSFLERVGALAFWSLPTAGAAVAGGYPRLMEERRRQAVLAARRTQQLHIARDLHDFVAHDIGGIVVQAQAAQYVAASDPHQAGPALERIEKAGLNALASLDRMVGMLHGGSVEPLPGLDQLPSLVERFTAAGTTAAHLLLAPGAADTMTRDAGATAYRVVVEGLTNVRRHAPAATRVDVTLTAIRLPDGSPAVEVRVTNDRGTARPRPRLGRGGHGLTGLRERVQAAGGTLSAGPHDGGWRLTAVLPAGGS; this is encoded by the coding sequence GTGAATGTCATAGGCATCGGATCCGTGGCCGCGGCCGTCGCGCTGCTGCCGTGGGTGGCAGCCCGCCGCTCACGCATCCGCAACCGGCTCGCCCTCCCCGTCGCCCTGGCCGGTGTCCTCTCGCTGGCGACCACCGTCGCCGCCACTACGCCGAAGACAGAAGGGGCCTCGCTGTGGCGGCTCGTCGAGATGACCGCCCTGTCCGCGCTGCTGACCGCGGTGTTCCGCTGGGCTCCCGTACGGCAGGCGGTTCCGGCCGTTGTGATCGTCTGGCTCGCCGTCGCGGTGTGGACCCTGCCGCTGATGCCCTCCGGCTCGTTCCTGGAGCGGGTCGGCGCCCTCGCCTTCTGGTCTCTGCCCACGGCGGGCGCGGCCGTAGCGGGCGGCTACCCGCGCCTGATGGAGGAACGCCGGCGGCAGGCGGTCCTCGCGGCACGGCGGACCCAGCAGCTCCACATCGCCCGCGATCTCCATGACTTCGTCGCCCATGACATCGGCGGCATCGTGGTGCAGGCGCAGGCGGCGCAGTATGTCGCCGCCTCCGACCCGCACCAGGCGGGCCCCGCCCTGGAACGTATCGAGAAGGCCGGGCTGAACGCGCTCGCCTCCCTGGACCGCATGGTGGGAATGCTCCACGGCGGAAGCGTGGAGCCGCTGCCGGGACTGGATCAACTCCCTTCCCTCGTCGAGCGGTTCACGGCTGCCGGGACCACCGCCGCCCACCTCCTGCTCGCGCCCGGGGCGGCGGACACGATGACGCGCGATGCCGGGGCGACGGCCTACCGCGTGGTCGTCGAAGGCCTGACCAATGTCCGCCGGCACGCACCGGCCGCCACGCGGGTGGACGTCACCCTCACCGCCATACGCCTGCCGGACGGCTCCCCCGCCGTCGAGGTCCGGGTGACCAACGACCGCGGGACGGCCCGGCCACGCCCACGGCTCGGGAGGGGCGGGCACGGACTGACCGGGCTGCGCGAGCGGGTGCAGGCGGCAGGGGGCACGCTGTCGGCCGGTCCGCACGACGGCGGGTGGCGGCTGACGGCCGTACTCCCGGCGGGTGGATCATGA
- a CDS encoding diaminopimelate decarboxylase, whose product MASDRRDQAVRAAVEQGLLSEEQPVAALLDVAGIRASAACLRAAFAAVTDAPVLHAFAVKAAPLVPVLALLDAEGIGAEVASPGELALARAAGVRPDRMVLDSPAKTPAELREALDLGIAVNADNPQELARIDALVGTADPAPPLGLRVNPQVGGGSITALSTATPTSKFGVALRDEGARDWVVRAYLDRPWLTRLHTHSGSQGIPLTLLAHGIRAVYELAEEINTAAGRQQIDTLDIGGGLPVNFASDEQTPTFAEYAGLLKEEVPGLFDGRYGLVTEFGRSLLAKHGLILARVEYSKSAGSRPIAVTHAGVQVATRTVYDPASWPLRIAAYDAEGRPKAGPDVVQDVAGPACFAGDLLAESRSLPLLRPGDVIAALDTGAYYFSSHYGYNSLPRPGVHGFVTDEGRADGTADDAEGAAVRFMTVRAPQRLEEIVAESGGDYRTRLLP is encoded by the coding sequence ATGGCTTCAGACCGTCGGGATCAGGCCGTACGCGCGGCAGTGGAACAGGGGCTCCTGAGCGAGGAGCAGCCGGTCGCCGCCCTCCTGGACGTGGCCGGGATCCGCGCCTCCGCCGCCTGTCTGCGGGCCGCCTTCGCCGCCGTCACCGACGCCCCCGTACTGCACGCCTTCGCCGTGAAGGCGGCTCCCCTCGTCCCCGTACTCGCACTGCTGGACGCCGAGGGCATCGGCGCGGAGGTCGCGAGTCCGGGCGAGCTGGCCCTGGCCCGCGCGGCCGGGGTGCGCCCGGACCGCATGGTCCTCGACTCCCCCGCCAAGACGCCCGCCGAGCTGCGTGAGGCTCTCGATCTGGGCATCGCCGTCAACGCCGACAACCCGCAGGAGCTGGCGCGGATCGACGCCCTGGTCGGCACGGCGGACCCCGCCCCGCCGCTCGGCCTGCGCGTCAACCCGCAGGTCGGCGGCGGCTCCATCACCGCCCTGTCCACCGCCACCCCGACCTCCAAGTTCGGTGTCGCGCTGCGCGACGAGGGCGCCCGCGACTGGGTCGTCCGGGCATATCTCGACCGCCCCTGGCTGACCCGGCTGCACACCCACTCCGGCTCCCAGGGCATACCGCTGACTCTCCTGGCACACGGCATCCGGGCGGTGTACGAGCTGGCCGAGGAGATCAACACGGCGGCCGGCCGCCAGCAGATCGACACCCTCGACATCGGCGGCGGCCTCCCGGTCAACTTCGCCTCCGACGAGCAGACCCCGACCTTCGCCGAGTACGCCGGCCTGCTGAAGGAGGAGGTGCCCGGGCTTTTCGACGGCCGCTACGGCCTGGTCACCGAGTTCGGCCGGTCCCTGCTCGCCAAGCACGGCCTGATCCTCGCCCGGGTCGAGTACTCCAAGAGCGCCGGCTCCCGCCCCATCGCGGTCACCCACGCCGGCGTCCAGGTCGCCACCCGCACGGTGTACGACCCCGCCTCCTGGCCGCTGCGCATCGCCGCGTACGACGCCGAGGGCCGCCCCAAAGCCGGGCCCGACGTCGTGCAGGATGTCGCCGGACCTGCCTGCTTCGCGGGCGATCTGCTCGCCGAGAGCCGCTCGCTGCCACTGCTCCGGCCGGGCGATGTGATCGCGGCGCTCGACACCGGCGCGTACTACTTCTCGAGCCACTACGGCTACAACAGCCTCCCCCGCCCCGGCGTCCACGGCTTTGTCACCGACGAAGGCCGTGCGGACGGCACTGCGGACGACGCGGAGGGGGCAGCCGTTCGGTTCATGACGGTACGGGCCCCGCAGCGCCTGGAGGAGATCGTCGCCGAGTCGGGGGGCGATTACCGGACCCGGCTGCTTCCATGA
- the hutU gene encoding urocanate hydratase: MSGPRPVRAPRGTELSALGWQQEAALRMLQNNLDPEVAEHPDKLVVYGGTGKAARDWRSFDAMVRTLRTLKQDETMLVQSGRPVGVMQTHEWAPRVLIANSNLVGDWANWEEFRRLEALGLTMYGQMTAGSWIYIGTQGILQGTYETFAAVAAKKFNGTLAGTITLTAGLGGMGGAQPLAVTMNDGVAICIDVDPRAIERRIEHRYLDVRADSVEHALQLAVEARDARRPLSIGLLGNAAELLPRMLAEGAPIDIVTDQTSAHDPLAYLPLGVDFDDMASYAAEKPADFTQRARESMAKHVEAMVGFMDAGAEVFDYGNSIRGEAQLAGYDRAFAFPGFVPAYIRPLFCEGKGPFRWAALSGEASDIHKTDKAMLELFPENESLHRWIKMAGERVHFQGLPARICWLGYGERDKAGERFNDMVASGELAAPLAIGRDHLDCGSVASPYRETEAMLDGSDAIADWPLLNAMVNVASGASWVSIHHGGGVGMGRSIHAGQVSVADGTKLAGEKIRRVLTNDPGMGVIRHVDAGYDIAESVADEKGVRVPMREGGTA, encoded by the coding sequence ATGTCAGGACCCCGCCCCGTACGGGCACCGCGCGGTACGGAACTGAGCGCCCTGGGATGGCAGCAGGAAGCCGCCCTCCGCATGCTCCAGAACAACCTCGACCCCGAGGTCGCCGAGCACCCCGACAAGCTCGTCGTCTACGGCGGCACCGGCAAGGCGGCCCGCGACTGGCGCTCCTTCGACGCGATGGTGCGCACGCTGCGGACGCTGAAGCAGGACGAGACGATGCTCGTCCAGTCCGGCCGGCCGGTCGGCGTCATGCAGACGCACGAATGGGCGCCGCGGGTCCTGATCGCCAACTCCAACCTCGTCGGCGACTGGGCGAACTGGGAGGAGTTCCGGCGGCTGGAGGCTCTCGGGCTCACCATGTACGGCCAGATGACCGCCGGGTCGTGGATCTACATCGGCACGCAGGGCATTCTGCAGGGCACGTACGAGACGTTCGCCGCCGTCGCCGCCAAGAAGTTCAACGGCACGCTGGCCGGGACGATCACGCTGACGGCCGGTCTCGGCGGGATGGGCGGCGCCCAGCCGCTCGCCGTGACGATGAACGACGGCGTCGCGATCTGTATCGATGTCGACCCGCGCGCCATCGAGCGCCGTATCGAGCACCGCTACCTGGACGTCCGCGCGGACTCCGTGGAGCACGCGCTCCAGCTCGCCGTCGAGGCCCGCGACGCCCGCCGCCCGCTCTCCATCGGCCTGCTCGGCAACGCCGCCGAGCTGCTCCCGCGCATGCTCGCGGAGGGCGCCCCGATCGACATCGTGACCGACCAGACCTCGGCCCACGACCCGCTCGCCTACCTCCCGCTCGGCGTCGACTTCGACGACATGGCCTCGTACGCCGCCGAGAAGCCCGCCGACTTCACGCAGCGCGCCCGCGAGTCCATGGCCAAGCACGTGGAGGCGATGGTCGGCTTCATGGACGCCGGCGCCGAGGTCTTCGACTACGGCAACTCCATCCGCGGCGAGGCCCAGCTGGCCGGATACGACCGGGCGTTCGCCTTCCCCGGCTTCGTCCCCGCCTACATCCGGCCGCTCTTCTGCGAGGGCAAGGGCCCCTTCCGCTGGGCAGCCCTGTCCGGCGAGGCCTCGGACATCCACAAGACCGACAAGGCGATGCTCGAACTCTTCCCGGAGAACGAGTCCCTGCACCGCTGGATCAAGATGGCGGGGGAGAGGGTCCACTTCCAGGGCCTGCCCGCCCGTATCTGCTGGCTCGGCTACGGCGAGCGCGACAAGGCCGGCGAGCGCTTCAACGACATGGTGGCGAGCGGCGAGCTGGCCGCTCCCCTGGCCATCGGCCGCGACCACCTGGACTGCGGCTCGGTCGCATCGCCGTACCGCGAGACGGAGGCCATGCTCGACGGCTCCGACGCGATCGCGGACTGGCCGCTGCTCAACGCCATGGTCAACGTCGCCTCGGGCGCGTCCTGGGTCTCGATCCACCACGGCGGTGGCGTGGGTATGGGCCGCTCCATCCACGCGGGTCAGGTCTCGGTGGCCGACGGCACCAAGCTCGCGGGCGAGAAGATCCGCCGCGTGCTGACGAACGACCCGGGCATGGGCGTCATCCGCCATGTCGATGCCGGTTACGACATCGCGGAGTCGGTCGCGGACGAGAAGGGCGTGCGGGTCCCGATGCGCGAGGGCGGGACGGCGTGA
- a CDS encoding response regulator transcription factor: MTTRILLADDQDDVRSGFRLVLDSQPDMTVVGEAADGAAALDLARRLRPDVVLADIRMPRLDGLELTRLLAGPEAAEPTRVVVVTTFDLDDYVHTALSNGACGFLLKRSGPALLIEGVRAAMAGDALISPQITVRLLRQLTAPPASASPAPARPNPLTEREQDIVRLIARGCTNAEIGAELFISAGTAKTHVANIQAKLDVRNRVAIAAWAWATGLVEPGA; this comes from the coding sequence ATGACCACCCGCATACTGCTGGCCGACGACCAGGACGACGTACGCAGCGGCTTCCGCCTCGTCCTCGACTCCCAGCCGGACATGACCGTCGTCGGCGAGGCCGCGGACGGCGCCGCCGCACTGGACCTGGCGCGCCGCCTGCGGCCGGACGTCGTCCTGGCGGACATCCGCATGCCGCGCCTCGACGGCCTGGAGCTGACCCGGCTGCTCGCCGGACCGGAGGCCGCGGAGCCGACCCGGGTCGTCGTGGTCACCACCTTCGACCTCGACGACTATGTGCATACGGCGCTGAGCAACGGCGCCTGCGGCTTTCTGCTGAAACGGTCGGGCCCCGCGCTGCTGATCGAGGGGGTCCGAGCGGCGATGGCGGGGGACGCGCTGATCAGTCCGCAGATCACCGTACGGCTGCTGCGGCAGCTGACCGCTCCCCCGGCGTCGGCGTCACCGGCGCCCGCGCGCCCCAACCCGCTCACCGAGCGCGAACAGGACATCGTCCGCCTGATCGCGCGCGGCTGCACCAACGCCGAGATCGGGGCCGAGCTCTTCATCTCGGCGGGCACGGCGAAGACCCATGTCGCCAACATCCAGGCGAAGCTGGACGTACGGAACAGGGTCGCCATCGCCGCCTGGGCATGGGCGACGGGCCTGGTGGAGCCGGGCGCCTGA
- a CDS encoding allantoate amidohydrolase, producing MWQDLAPIGRDTSTRGYRRYAWTAADADCRAWFKAQAESRGLTYELDRNGNQWAWLGDPLAGDAVVTGSHLDSVPDGGAFDGPLGVVSSFAALDELRRRGAELTRPLAIGNFGDEEGARFGLACVGSRLASGQLTAEKAYALKDGDGISLPRAMEAAGYDPSAIGPDPERLARIGAFVELHVEQGRALDLSNDPVGIASAIWPHGRWRFDFHGEANHAGTTRLVDRRDPMLTYAETVLAARREAELAGAVATFGKISVEPNGVNAIPSLVRGWLDSRAPDQASLDTVVAAIEQAAKERAERDGVDLNIVRESFTPVIEFEHALRDELNKILGGRIPVLGTGAGHDAGILSGSIPTAMLFVRNPTGVSHSPAEFAAEDDCVAGVLALADVLEGLACR from the coding sequence ATGTGGCAGGACCTCGCCCCCATCGGGCGCGACACCTCCACCCGCGGCTACCGCCGCTACGCCTGGACCGCCGCCGACGCCGACTGCCGCGCCTGGTTCAAGGCCCAGGCCGAATCCCGCGGCCTGACCTACGAGCTCGACCGCAACGGCAACCAGTGGGCCTGGCTCGGCGACCCCCTCGCCGGTGACGCCGTCGTCACCGGCTCCCACCTCGACTCCGTCCCCGACGGAGGCGCCTTCGACGGCCCCCTCGGTGTCGTTTCCTCCTTTGCCGCGCTCGACGAACTCCGCCGCAGGGGAGCCGAGCTCACCAGGCCGCTCGCCATCGGCAACTTCGGCGACGAGGAGGGCGCGCGCTTCGGCCTCGCCTGCGTCGGCTCGCGCCTCGCCTCCGGACAGCTCACCGCGGAGAAGGCGTACGCACTGAAGGACGGCGACGGGATCAGCCTGCCCCGGGCCATGGAGGCGGCCGGATACGACCCGTCCGCGATCGGCCCCGACCCCGAGCGGCTCGCCCGCATCGGCGCGTTCGTCGAGCTCCATGTCGAGCAGGGCCGGGCGCTCGACCTGTCGAACGACCCCGTCGGCATCGCCTCCGCGATCTGGCCGCACGGCCGCTGGCGGTTCGACTTCCACGGCGAGGCCAATCACGCGGGCACCACACGGCTCGTCGACCGCCGCGACCCGATGCTGACGTATGCCGAGACGGTCCTCGCCGCCCGCCGCGAGGCCGAACTCGCGGGCGCGGTCGCCACGTTCGGCAAGATCTCCGTCGAGCCGAACGGCGTCAACGCCATCCCGTCGCTCGTCCGCGGCTGGCTGGACTCCCGCGCCCCCGACCAGGCCTCGCTCGACACGGTCGTCGCAGCGATCGAGCAGGCCGCCAAGGAGCGGGCCGAGCGCGACGGCGTCGACCTGAACATCGTCCGCGAGTCCTTCACCCCCGTGATCGAGTTCGAGCATGCGCTGCGCGACGAGCTGAACAAGATCCTGGGCGGCCGGATCCCCGTGCTCGGCACGGGCGCCGGACACGACGCGGGTATTCTGTCCGGTTCCATTCCGACCGCCATGCTGTTCGTACGGAACCCCACGGGTGTCTCGCACTCCCCGGCCGAGTTCGCGGCGGAGGACGACTGCGTGGCCGGGGTGCTCGCACTCGCCGACGTACTGGAAGGGCTCGCGTGCAGGTGA
- a CDS encoding APC family permease translates to MTTTSEAPEASGDTPLKRAIGPKLLILFVIGDILGTGIYATTGKVAGKVGGALWLPFVIGFAVALLTAASYVELVGKYPKAAGAALYTQKAFKVPFLTFIIAFMVMCSGLSSASAAARAFSGDYLTEFTDAVPPTLIAILFILALAALNLRGVSESVKTNVVLTIVELSGLLVILVIGAYSVLAGDGQASRLGEFEASGTGFALMTSILGATALGFFAFVGFEDSVNMAEETKDPARSFPKAIFLGVAVTGTVYVLVALVSSLLVDYRTLEKSSGPLLEVVKAGGLDFPPKLFSLIALFAVTNSALINIMMASRLCYGMANERILPRAMGKVLPRRRTPVTGIIFVSVIAIGLVSTGEIEGLGDTTAFLLLCVFAVVNIAVLVLRKDPVEHAHFRTPTALPVLGAIAALILASPLADRDAEVYIRAGILVLIGIGLWAVNKLVLKARHEELP, encoded by the coding sequence ATGACCACCACATCCGAAGCACCAGAGGCCTCTGGCGACACCCCGCTCAAGCGGGCCATCGGGCCGAAGCTGCTGATCCTCTTCGTCATCGGCGACATCCTGGGCACCGGCATCTACGCCACCACCGGCAAGGTGGCGGGGAAGGTCGGCGGCGCGCTCTGGCTGCCGTTCGTGATCGGCTTCGCCGTCGCACTCCTGACGGCCGCGTCGTACGTCGAGCTCGTCGGCAAGTACCCCAAGGCCGCCGGTGCCGCGCTCTACACCCAGAAGGCCTTCAAGGTCCCCTTCCTGACGTTCATCATCGCCTTCATGGTGATGTGCTCCGGGCTGTCGTCCGCGAGCGCGGCGGCCCGTGCCTTCAGCGGTGACTATCTGACCGAGTTCACCGATGCCGTGCCGCCGACGCTGATCGCGATCCTTTTCATCCTCGCCCTCGCCGCGCTCAATCTGCGCGGCGTCTCGGAGTCGGTGAAGACCAATGTCGTTCTGACGATCGTCGAGCTCTCGGGGCTGCTGGTCATCCTCGTCATCGGCGCGTACTCCGTGCTCGCGGGCGACGGGCAGGCGTCCCGGCTGGGCGAGTTCGAGGCGAGCGGCACCGGATTCGCACTGATGACCAGCATCCTCGGGGCCACCGCGCTGGGCTTCTTCGCCTTCGTCGGATTCGAGGACTCGGTGAACATGGCCGAGGAGACCAAGGACCCGGCCCGCTCCTTCCCCAAGGCGATCTTCCTCGGTGTCGCCGTCACCGGCACCGTCTACGTCCTGGTCGCACTGGTCTCGTCGCTGCTCGTCGACTACCGGACGCTGGAGAAATCCAGCGGCCCGCTGCTGGAGGTCGTCAAGGCGGGCGGGCTGGACTTCCCGCCCAAACTCTTCTCGCTGATCGCGCTGTTCGCGGTGACCAACTCCGCGCTGATCAACATCATGATGGCCTCACGGCTCTGTTACGGCATGGCCAACGAGCGCATCCTGCCGCGCGCCATGGGCAAAGTGCTCCCCCGCCGGCGTACGCCCGTCACCGGGATCATCTTCGTCTCGGTCATCGCGATCGGGCTGGTGTCGACGGGCGAGATCGAAGGGCTCGGCGACACCACGGCGTTCCTGCTGCTGTGTGTCTTCGCGGTGGTCAACATCGCGGTACTGGTCCTGCGCAAGGACCCGGTCGAGCACGCCCACTTCCGTACGCCGACGGCCCTGCCCGTGCTCGGCGCGATCGCCGCACTGATCCTGGCGAGCCCGCTCGCCGACCGGGACGCGGAGGTGTACATCCGCGCGGGCATCCTCGTGCTGATCGGCATCGGGCTGTGGGCGGTCAACAAGCTGGTGCTGAAGGCGCGCCACGAGGAACTGCCCTGA
- a CDS encoding SRPBCC family protein, whose protein sequence is MANESVVVERRIEAPAEEVWRAMTDLEGIPRMLSGVDKVEVLSEGPFGVGTRWRETRRMLGKQATEEMYVTASKPPLTYVVEADSHGTHYVSEFVLQADGPGATVAQMTFSATPPPGGAAGLLARIFGGLGARAVSKAIAKDLADVAAAVERKTM, encoded by the coding sequence ATGGCCAACGAGAGCGTTGTCGTCGAGCGCCGCATCGAAGCCCCCGCGGAGGAGGTCTGGCGCGCCATGACCGACCTGGAGGGCATCCCGCGCATGCTCAGCGGCGTGGACAAGGTGGAGGTCCTGTCCGAGGGCCCCTTCGGCGTCGGCACCCGCTGGCGCGAGACCCGCCGGATGCTGGGCAAGCAGGCCACCGAGGAAATGTATGTGACGGCCAGCAAGCCACCGCTGACGTACGTGGTGGAGGCCGACTCGCACGGAACCCACTATGTGTCGGAGTTCGTCCTGCAGGCCGACGGGCCCGGGGCGACCGTCGCACAGATGACCTTCTCCGCCACCCCGCCGCCCGGAGGCGCGGCCGGGCTGCTGGCCAGGATATTCGGGGGCCTCGGCGCGCGGGCGGTGAGCAAGGCGATCGCGAAGGACCTCGCTGACGTCGCGGCCGCGGTGGAGCGAAAGACCATGTGA
- the hutI gene encoding imidazolonepropionase, with protein MRTTLITNIGSLVTNDPALGEGPLGLLEDAAVVIDGDRIAWVGRTQDAPAADTAYDATGRALIPGFVDSHSHLVFAGDRTKEFNARMSGRAYSAGGIRTTVAATRAATDAELSANVATYMAEALRQGTTTFETKSGYGLTVQDEARALRIAQEHTDEVTYLGAHIVSPDYADDPAGYVALVTGEMLDACAPYARWVDVFCEKGAFDGDQARAILTAGKARGLHPRVHANQLSYGPGVQLAVELDAASADHCTHLTDADVDALAHGATVATLLPGAEFSTRAEWPDARRLLDAGATVALSTDCNPGSSFTSSMPFCIALAVRDMKMTPDEAIWSATAGGAQALRREDVGRITPGARADLALLDAPSHVHLAYRPGVPLVSVVWRRGVREV; from the coding sequence ATGCGCACCACACTGATCACCAACATCGGCAGCCTCGTCACCAACGACCCCGCCCTCGGCGAAGGCCCTCTCGGGCTGCTCGAAGACGCGGCCGTCGTCATCGACGGCGACCGCATCGCCTGGGTCGGCCGAACCCAGGACGCCCCCGCCGCCGACACCGCGTACGACGCCACCGGCCGCGCCCTCATCCCCGGGTTCGTGGACTCCCACTCCCACCTCGTCTTCGCCGGCGACCGCACCAAGGAGTTCAACGCCCGCATGTCCGGGCGCGCCTACTCCGCCGGCGGCATCCGTACCACCGTCGCCGCGACCCGCGCCGCCACCGACGCCGAGCTCAGCGCCAACGTCGCGACCTACATGGCCGAGGCGCTGCGCCAGGGCACCACCACCTTCGAGACCAAGTCCGGCTACGGCCTGACGGTCCAGGACGAGGCCCGCGCCCTGCGGATCGCGCAGGAACACACCGACGAAGTCACCTACCTCGGCGCACACATCGTCTCCCCCGACTACGCCGACGACCCCGCCGGCTACGTCGCCCTCGTCACCGGCGAGATGCTCGACGCCTGTGCTCCGTACGCCCGTTGGGTCGACGTCTTCTGCGAGAAGGGCGCCTTCGACGGCGACCAGGCCCGCGCGATCCTCACCGCGGGCAAGGCCAGGGGCCTGCACCCCCGCGTCCACGCCAACCAGCTCTCGTACGGCCCCGGCGTGCAGCTTGCCGTCGAACTCGACGCCGCCTCCGCCGACCACTGCACCCACCTCACCGACGCGGACGTCGACGCCCTCGCCCACGGCGCGACCGTCGCGACGCTGCTCCCGGGCGCGGAGTTCTCCACCCGCGCCGAGTGGCCCGACGCGCGCCGGCTCCTCGACGCGGGTGCGACCGTCGCGCTCTCCACGGACTGCAACCCCGGCTCGTCGTTCACGTCCTCGATGCCGTTCTGCATCGCTCTCGCCGTACGCGACATGAAGATGACCCCGGACGAGGCGATCTGGTCCGCCACGGCGGGCGGCGCCCAGGCCCTTCGCCGGGAGGATGTCGGACGCATCACCCCCGGCGCGCGCGCCGACCTCGCGCTCCTGGACGCCCCGAGCCATGTCCACCTCGCCTACCGGCCGGGCGTTCCGCTGGTCTCGGTGGTCTGGCGACGCGGGGTACGCGAGGTCTGA
- a CDS encoding formimidoylglutamate deiminase, which yields MQVTTYWLEHAWLDTHVEPGVAVSVTDGRITEVRTGAEAPPQGAVPLRGLTIPGLANAHSHAFHRALRSTVQVGSGTFWTWREVMYQVASRLTPETYFSLARAVYAEMALAGITAVGEFHYVHHAPGGGAYADPNAMGEALIAAAADAGIRITLLDTAYLSSAIKNKHSGQAPNQHQLRFSDGTAEAWAERASALKDSDHARIGAAIHSVRAVPAGQLSTVAEWAASRNAPLHVHLSEQTAENDACRAAHGCTPTRLLADHGVLGPRTTGVHNTHLTDMDIALLGGTNTGTCMCPTTERDLADGIGPAAALQRAGSPLSLGSDSHAVIDLLEEARAMELDERLRTRTRGHWTAAALLRAATADGHAALGWDGAGSIEAGALADFATVALDSVRTAGPLPRLGAETAVFAATAADVRHTVVAGRQVVRDGSHVLVPDVASALSEAIAALRS from the coding sequence GTGCAGGTGACGACGTACTGGCTGGAGCACGCCTGGCTCGACACACATGTCGAGCCGGGTGTGGCGGTGTCCGTGACCGACGGACGGATCACCGAGGTACGCACGGGGGCCGAGGCCCCGCCGCAGGGGGCCGTACCCCTGCGCGGCCTGACGATCCCGGGCCTGGCCAACGCGCACTCGCACGCGTTCCACCGGGCGCTGCGGTCCACGGTGCAGGTGGGGTCGGGGACGTTCTGGACCTGGCGCGAGGTGATGTACCAGGTCGCGTCCCGGCTGACCCCGGAAACGTACTTCTCGCTCGCCCGTGCGGTGTACGCGGAGATGGCGCTGGCCGGGATCACGGCGGTGGGCGAGTTCCACTATGTGCACCACGCGCCCGGGGGTGGCGCCTACGCCGACCCGAACGCGATGGGCGAGGCGCTGATCGCGGCGGCGGCGGACGCGGGAATCCGGATCACGCTGCTGGACACGGCGTATCTGTCGTCGGCCATCAAGAACAAACACAGCGGCCAGGCCCCCAACCAGCACCAGCTCCGCTTCTCCGACGGCACGGCGGAGGCGTGGGCGGAGCGGGCGTCGGCGCTCAAGGACAGCGACCACGCCCGTATCGGCGCGGCGATCCACTCCGTACGGGCAGTGCCCGCAGGGCAGTTGAGCACCGTCGCCGAGTGGGCGGCGTCCCGGAACGCCCCGCTCCATGTCCACCTCTCCGAACAGACCGCGGAGAACGACGCCTGCCGGGCGGCCCACGGCTGCACCCCCACCCGGCTGCTCGCCGACCACGGGGTCCTGGGCCCGCGCACGACCGGCGTCCACAACACGCACCTCACCGACATGGACATCGCGCTCCTCGGCGGTACGAACACCGGCACCTGTATGTGCCCGACGACGGAACGCGACCTGGCCGACGGCATCGGCCCGGCCGCCGCACTGCAGCGGGCGGGCTCCCCGCTCTCGCTCGGCAGCGACAGCCACGCGGTGATCGACCTCCTCGAGGAGGCGCGCGCGATGGAACTCGACGAACGCCTGCGCACCCGCACCCGCGGCCACTGGACCGCAGCGGCCCTGCTCCGCGCCGCCACGGCCGACGGCCACGCGGCCCTGGGCTGGGACGGCGCGGGCAGCATCGAGGCGGGTGCGCTCGCGGACTTCGCGACGGTGGCACTGGACTCGGTCCGCACGGCGGGACCGCTGCCGCGCCTGGGCGCGGAGACGGCGGTGTTCGCGGCGACGGCGGCGGATGTGCGCCACACGGTGGTGGCGGGCCGTCAGGTGGTCCGGGACGGATCCCATGTGCTGGTGCCGGACGTGGCGTCGGCGCTGTCGGAGGCGATCGCCGCCCTGCGTTCGTGA